The sequence TacattaaagctcttgtgatgAGTTTTTTTAACTGGTTCTGAAACAGACTGGATCACTTTATGACCAAAACCAGAAGCAAGATGAATTCATTTAGTTTAGTTATTTTTAGTTTGAGTTAACACTGCTGCCAGGTTTGTGTCTGACGGGGGATTACTGGCAGACAACAGCCTTTATTCACTTCTTAACATTTACCACAGAAATGATTCACAAAGGGCCTCATTCAGCAACCATTCAAGAGGAAATATGTtcttaaaacacactttcacaGTTTTTAAGAAGATCCTGACATTCAGCAAAGTTCTCTTATCTAGGTTTTGTTCCTAGAAGACTCAAAAACACTTGTGTGCACATTTGAACGTCAATATGAAAGTAAGAAATGATTTCATATTGTGTTTTCCATCATACAGCACCttatattattaaaaaacatttaaaaatacatgattTCAGTGTGCTAAACTCTTATTTCAATCATTCAAGTTTTACAGTCCTGTTCCTTTTGCTAGAAACACCATAATAAATACCCAGTGCACTTCTGTTGCTTGGACCTTACCCATACGGAGGCTCATGGCAAACTCAAGCATAATGGAGATGGCCTCTGAGGACAATCCTCTGTTGTAGGCCACCCTCTCCACCTGCACCAGGTGCCTTTCCACCTCATCATTCCCAGTCACAGGAGTTCCTGCTTGAACTAGAGGAGAGAAGCGTCATTAGAGAGTGTGTCTTGAGAAATGTTTGAATATTCCAGCAGTTTGACACAACTAAGTAataaatgagttttttttttttttattaaaaatggtgttgggtgtttttaaataaatttaaatagcTATAATTATAGTTTTGAGTAGAAACAAATAAATTGTAGTTATCCACACATGTATTGTGGACTCATATTGATGGGATTTTCCAATTTGGATAGCTGGATTTAAATGATGATTATCAGATTGTAGATGTCTAGTATTACATCCTAAGAAAAATTATATTGCAGACATCCAAAATGTTCATTCTGTATCAGAAGAATAATATTGCAGATATCTCACAATGAAATCTCTATAGGGCTAAGATGACATTTGACCATGGGTGAATGAAGTTGTGATATCTGAGATGTTCATTCTAAATAATAAGAATTAATTATCTAAAACAGATATCCCATCTGgctattaaaaataaaaactgcctCTTATGGTGATGTAGTAGGATTTAAAGGTACCTTAAATTGAATTGTAACCAGGTTGACCAAAGTTTTAGGCATCCTGACATTTTATTCCTGCAAGTAGGAACGTCTAGCTATCTCAAATTACATTATTTACTGATCAGTGCAGTTTTAATAGCATTTTGAATACAAGAAAATACATATATGACTGATAGGAGTGTGTTTGGATTGAATGTCCAAACTATTCGACAAAGAGCCTTCTGTAACGATGTTCTTAATAAGCACTGCTTACTTGACTTCAGGACTGCTCTCTTTTTAGGCTAACATGAGTTTTTACCCAAGTAAGCAAACTAGCAACACTTGCTATATTTGTTGACACCACTCCAGCCCAGTTACGTTTACGTTAGACTATTTTCAGTCTTTGGTTAGTCATAGTTTTCCCTTCCGTTAACAACTTCGTGTACCAATGTAAATAGGTCAACCAGCTTGGTAACAGAAATGCCACCATCTGCTATCGGCGTATTTGTTGTCAAGGTCCTACCGTCAGTGAAGTATTTCAGGGCCAGGACAAACGGGTCCTCCGCCtcgttttttcttttctccttttcgGCGACTCTCAGACTCCTATTGCTGCTACGACTGGACACCGTTTGGTCGTTTAATGACGATGTTTCGGAGTCCGGCGGCCCCGACAGGTTGAGCTTTGCTGCCATTTCTACATTGctaaaacttaaaaacactgttttttaCTCGTCTAGCTCCCAGGCAGCCATTCAAACAAAACTCAAATCCTCCGCGCGACCGTTTGATCTGCGCTTGCGCAGTGTGGTCCTTCCGCTCGGGTGCTTCAAGGGACATGTAGTCCGTTTTGCCAGTTACCGCCATAGACTGTGGTTACCGCCCAAAACTGGTGTCAGTGTGACTACAAAGCTTCTTGTGTTGTTGTCTGGAGTGGAGTGTGATGCTCCAGAAGAGCGAATACGCCCTAAAGCTCCAAAACTGGTCAGTAACGCTGCTAAAACTAAAAATTAGACCCGGCCCTTACTGACTTGATGCCCTTGCCAAAATGTCAACTAGTGCCCCTggtattgtaaccaactccaccaacaatcccatcacatatacacttaaagacaactgacatacaGCTGAGTGTTCTACaggtttttcttattttaaaagaacattaataaaatggtaacaaCACTCACatttagcaggaaaaaataacacaatttcaaaaaatgtaatgtaattaaTCAATTAAGTAGAAttgattcagtcattatataacaccaTCATTTCCACAGTGCAGAAAatacagaagcaaaatgcttatttaagcctagcctacattttctttCTAATGAAGCTTCcaaagtttaaagaaaacaacaaaaacaaaacaaaaacaagtaaatcatgaacacttataaccttcaaaaactgctttggaaacccttttttaaaaaaaaacaaaagtgaatcacaagcttttaaatttaTACTGGCATCAGTCCTCAATTCACACCCAAGTTTTAttatataaaacaatattatttttcctattatcttcaaattttcttcctcactcatttagggtgCAAGCGACGCCCCCTATGGATGGCTGGTTGGctggcgcccctagcatttgcctatgcTACCTATGCCACGGGCCAGCACTGTAAAAATACATGTATAAATTCATGGACCTATGTACTCAAGGAGTTTATATCAACCCTCTGAGAGAGTGACTTCTGGTCCAGgttaatctttttatttatttatttttattttacctttatttttccATGAATATCCTgaccaagacagcagcataaaacgtttcacaaagaaaacaagacaaaacaataaaaaataacacattacGTCAATTAATAAATAAGCAGTGTTAAGCAGTAAAACGTGCACAAGCTGACcagatgatcctttatcctagttttgaaatcctccaCATCTTTGTAATGGTTTCAATGCAGGCATGGATGTCTGCGGAGCCCAGATACTCAGTTAAAGGACAGTGGTcaattattattgatttatttttatttttattagcattAAGGAAAGAAATGCTTCTGCCTCTAAATAAGTTACCCAAATAGGCTGTGGTTGCTGTGGAGTTTGATTCTTCTTTTTAACTCATCTTTCGACCCATCTATAAGATGAAAACCTTGCATGAGACTGTTTCCTGCTACTATCATCAACATCATATTCCCTGAGTATCTGTCAGTATTTAGGGACTAAGCCCCTCTATGATGCATCACGGACTGCTCTTTTCTTTGTTATGTATGGTTTGCATACAGAACCCACTcgtctttcaaaaataaaatgtaacacCTCAATACACAGAGACACTAAAGTTACATTTCAAAAAGTATGTCAAGTTCTGCTCAGCTATGTTTTAGATTTAGGTCAAGTCTTAAATTAGGAATGATGACAAGTTTCTACCAATTTGTTACTTGAGTCTGATTCTCCCACCTCTAGAAAGTAGTTGCAAAAACAGTTCACAGGAAGGTCTGTGAATTATTCACAATAACTGGGACACTGTCtctgaaaataagttaattCAGGATTGGTTTATGTAATTTTTCATGCcctgaaaaatacaaatgattCCCCTATCCCCCGTTTCAGGAGTCAAAGAAATCTGTTGTGCAGCATTCAACagtatttttattctgaaatactGGCTTTTGTAGGAAGACATTAAGTCATCTGAAAAACCTTTCTTTGTTTCACAAACAGTGCCCAACAATTATTTCTCAGCACATTCTCAAACTCAGCTGCCCTAGTTTTATTAGAAATCTGATAACCTTgggatgtatttatttatctttagcTTGAACTCTTGGCTTGAGTTAACTGGCATCAACTTCAGTTTACCAATTTGATTAACCTGTAATTCATTTACTTAtaacaaaacagtaagtgcaacACAACAATCCCATGACAGAATTTTTTGCTGCAAATTTGACATATATGAATTAGTGCTTACAAGACAAACAATATTTAGCATGTCTCACCTCCAATTCTTTATTTTAAGTACATCATTTACAGAAATATTGTGAATCTCAAAACTAACTCACATCATCTTCAACTGAGCATTTAttcccaaacaaaacaaataggaaGTTTTTCATATATCTTTAGACAGAATTAAATTAAACCAAACATAGTAGAATCTGTAAGAGAGGGTGACAAGGTTTAAGACTTCAGCTCTGAATTACAAAAGGTAGTTTTACACTATTATCAGGCAAAAAGTTCTTATAATAAAAATTTGGTTATGTTCTGCTGTACAAGCTGGAAGCAGACACCAGAGGCAGCAGGCGCTGTCTTTTCTAGCCTTACAGCTTCACTGGTATAATCACTGAACTGAGATGAGCCAGAGGATACTCAGCTTACTTTACTTTGGGAGAAAATATTTCATGCGTACTCCTTTAAAAATCTAATGACAAGTGACAAGAAATGGAACTGATATATTTTCCCTCTCAAAAAATGCTTTCTGGtgacactgcattaaataaaagGTAGATATGTAATACTAATTGATGAATAATTGGTACAAATTCTTGCAACACTGTTAATTTTGGTTTATATTCTACACTTCTGACCAAAAGAAGCATGCTTGAACTGTTGAAATTCATAAATTATCAATCACTTCTACCTACAGtataaaaacaaattagaaaAACAAGCTACAAAGACTGTCTCAGGAAAACAGCATTCTCAAATCAACATAACATCTTGTAACAAAAACCAAATTCACActtgattaaaacaaaaacatatgtTTAGCACAGTGTAGGGCTGGAGTACATGAAGGGAAAAGGGTCATTGAGACATGAGCTCTGCTCATCAAAGCTTCCACTGGTTTGATTGTCCATGGCTATATAGAGGATGTATGGATCAGGAGTTCCCAGTTTCACATTAAGAGTGCACAGGAGTTGATGAGAGTGATCAGTCATCCATCAGGATGGAACAGTAGATGTGTGTGAGGGGGTTTTATTACTGGGGGTGACTGTTTCCTTCAAAATCTGATTCATTACCATCCACAGAGGCGTACTAGgttccctttgttttggctTGAACCAAAGTAACACAGGATCTTAAGACTGCTTGACCTTGTTCTTTTCCTGGTCATTGATGTGctgttcctctctgctgtcctctctctctggccGGTCATCACCTGAGCGGGCAATAAGCAGTCGGCAGGTGAGCAGAATACCAAAGACCAGAGCGTGGGCGTACCGTTTCAATGGGTCACCGACTAGCTGATGGAAGAATAGGACAGCTAGCatgaccagcagcagcagaaagttGGCTACATCTTTTGGCCTGCCTGGCACAAGGGTGAGCACCACGCCGCAGCCCACCTCCAGAGAGCCGATGATCTTACGGAGTAGGACTGAGCTGATTCCAATCTTTTTCAGGCCTGGCAGTGCCTTAGCATAGCTCTTGTATGCCCTTTTCTGAAAGGAAGAAAAGCAAAGATGTTTGTTAGAATATTGCTCTGATATTGCTCACACATAGATGTCTTATAGTGAGGCCATGAGACCATGCGGGGTCACCAAACTCAAGTCAAATTCCATCACTACATAAGCACAATTCATCTTTGTCCTATTGGTGCTCATTGGTGATAACACACCATCTGAGTTACATTGTAGCCTATATATTTATGCAAGCTATCATTTTTCTCATAGGACGAATCAACATCAGCACCAGCAGGTGCATCCCACAGAATTTGCTCGAATGCGCCGCCATTGCTTTAAAGCATTAACCAGCTTTTAGTATTGAACGAGATAATAAGCAGCTAAGGGGTATTAAGCATGCATTTTCACCGTGACCACAAACCTTACACATGTGTTCATCACCCCCAGCATGTTCGAGGCTTCGAGCAACATTTTTagcatggttaaaaaaatggatGCTGTGGTCTTGTAGTTCTTCTGTTTCCGCGTGTTTAACAAAAGACTTCCCCATTTTGGGTTGTTTTATGTATGTTTTGATACATAGGTAATACCAAACTATTTTaaggtttatatttaacaggACTAGCGTGCATGCTAACTGTGATGTTAAAGGCAGGTACTGTTACACCAGGACTAAATGTTTTATAACAGAATTTCCTGTGGCATCAAGCAGTACTCTGCACATGAGGACTAGACGAGCTTTGTAGCAGCGAAAGCATTCATTTTACGTATCTGTACCCATTGAGGTCACCATCACCCCCTCGTATTATTTGAGCCTCAGAGCTTCTCGCGTCTGCAGCCTGCACAGAACAATGGCCTTTTTACCCTAACAGATGGAGACAGTTTGTCGTTACGTTTTTACTCACCATTTCACTGTATGCATCTTTGCTAAGTCTCGGTGTGAGTTTAATGGTCCccataaacacaaaaataaacctAAAGCTAAAGACAGAGCCACTATGGTTATTGTCCTTGGTGAGGGCATCTTTCCGCCACCGTGTGTGCAGCTCGCGCTTCAAACAGAATAGACTGATAGACGGATGGTTACCCGGTGAAGACGCACCAGGGGGATGGGCTTCTGGAAGAACGACAAAGATGGCGTCCCCTAGTCCCCTTCTATCCGCGCCGCATCCGAGAGTGGGTGGCAGCCCGGAGCCTGATCCACCTCGTTTATCGATAGAAATATTCTTATTTCCACTTCGGCCATTAAGCCTATGCAAACCCAATTTCAAATTGTTTGGAAGCTCTGCAAGAATTTAATATAGCAATTATTTGATGGCTTACAAATCCCTTAAACCCATATCCACTattgaaaatagttaaaaaacaaaataaaaaaaaaacattaattgtTGAAACCGTTAAGGTGTTTGTTCCACGAAAAAAATTCCATGGCTGCAACATGTTACAAAAAAAAGCCTGGACAGGGCACtgttgcgacccccactgtccttcaaagtgatttaatgtggcttcatttagctggtctgtagaaaattagcctacctgtatgagcatgtggctgtttcctgtgttaACCTTCATGCTTTTGATaactaactgttcactaaccctaaacttaggagtcatctggcaaaaaaaaaagtagaaaactcattacattttctattttcaatgttttatttcaaattaagcTACTGTTGTGTCgatatgttttactataataggtaaaatgtactaactttagataactttaattaaaaaaaaatctggaagacatctcacgaccccccatttgtgtcttgcgacccaccagggggtcctgaaccacactttgggaacccctgctctaagtaAAACTGTAAACCTTTGGGAACCAaagagaccagtttctggagttctgaaagctatcatcatcatcaatcaataGCATCATACAAGGTTTTACACAAAGATGATTGGGTATGCATATTATTGATGAAGTCTTGTAAGAAAACCCAATTTATCGGTCTAACTTCATGAATGCTTCCTGTTCTTCATCAAAATCTATTTGGAAAACTGTCATGATTCAGTTTTTGTAATGAAGTGTACATTCTCCTTAACCAAGAAGTTGAATCTACTAGGGCCAGGTGGTACTCCCTCATTGTACTTATTTCAGAGTTGACTCAGACTTTGTTCAACATTTTGAGGTTTTCAGTTAAAAACTGGAGAAGCCAGGTACATGATGGCAAAATCACTTGATTTATCCCACAGAAAAAATGGTTGCCCTGTAAgataaataaagttgtctgaactgaactgaaaacTTCAACTAAGTCAAGTTGCGTTTTAAGTTAGAATAAACTTTGAAATTATTTGATCTGGATGACTGACAACCTTCACAGACCCCGAATCTCACGTTTCCCTGAAGGTCTCCAAGCACGCTTATTTGGCCAGAGGATGAAGGGTTTTCTTTTAACTGCAATAAAATGCGActgatttaatttgaatatttacacatactacaaaagaaacaaaaactacCTGTAGCATTTGCCAGAGTCTGAATCCCTTAAAACCAGAGCACAAGTGAGTCTGGAATTATTAGACCTATGaatatagcctggttcaaacatGAAGCACTTCTAATTGATAATTATTGAATGAGATGATAAACTGTAGATATATGTTTGTTTCAGGGTATCTGATATTATTTGTCAAAAATTCACCACTTgttaatacagaaaaataaagctcTACATGATCTGTTTGCCAGGAACTCTTACTGTCAACAAAACACTTAGGTTGTGCCAATCTTAAGTCATATAGCACTTTTGGGCATTACTTAACTCCAGGACAGTACAGTCAGCACTGATGAAAGTGAGAAACTGCCCAAGCCGAACGCTTCAGCAATGACTCTGAAATCTGTTGAGCCATCTGCTAAATAGTTTGTCCAGATATATAAGAAATTATCTGAGGAGGAAGATGGGAAAAACAACTGAGAGGAATATTTTTGTATcactaaaagaacaaaaactctGGGTATTTGGTTATACCTTCAAAG is a genomic window of Notolabrus celidotus isolate fNotCel1 chromosome 8, fNotCel1.pri, whole genome shotgun sequence containing:
- the tmem35 gene encoding LOW QUALITY PROTEIN: transmembrane protein 35A (The sequence of the model RefSeq protein was modified relative to this genomic sequence to represent the inferred CDS: inserted 1 base in 1 codon); protein product: MPSPRTITIVALSLALGLXFVFMGTIKLTPRLSKDAYSEMKRAYKSYAKALPGLKKIGISSVLLRKIIGSLEVGCGVVLTLVPGRPKDVANFLLLLVMLAVLFFHQLVGDPLKRYAHALVFGILLTCRLLIARSGDDRPEREDSREEQHINDQEKNKVKQS